From the genome of Ziziphus jujuba cultivar Dongzao chromosome 6, ASM3175591v1, one region includes:
- the LOC107416244 gene encoding 3-oxo-Delta(4,5)-steroid 5-beta-reductase — protein sequence MSWWWAGAVGAAKKKFGEDEAPTSFQSVGLVVGVTGIVGNSLAEILPLADTPGGPWKVYGVARRPRPAWNADHPIEYIQCDISDPQQTQAKLSSLTDVTHIFYVTWTNRISEAENCAANGAMFRNVLSAVIPNAPNLRHICLLTGGKHYVGPFESIGKIQAHDPPFHEDMPRLDAPNFYYTLEDILFEESEKKEGGGLTWSVHRPNVIFGFSPLSLMNLIGSLCVYAAICKHLGLPLKFPGTKSAWDGFSMASDADLIAEHQIWAAVDPYARNEAFNINNGDVFKWKHLWKELAEQFGIEDYGFDDDGDDGKRLKLVELMKDKGPVWEEIVKVNQLEPTKLEEVGVWWFADMMLSGAGALASMNKSKEHGFLGFRNSRNSFVYWIDKLKSYKIVP from the exons atgagcTGGTGGTGGGCTGGAGCAGTCGGAGCTGCCAAG AAAAAGTTTGGGGAAGATGAAGCTCCTACAAGCTTCCAGAGCGTCGGACTGGTAGTTGGAGTCACCGGCATAGTAGGCAACAGCCTCGCCGAAATCCTCCCACTCGCCGACACTCCCGGTGGTCCATGGAAAGTCTACGGCGTGGCACGGCGTCCCCGTCCCGCCTGGAACGCCGATCACCCCATCGAATACATCCAGTGCGACATCTCCGATCCCCAACAAACACAAGCCAAGCTCTCCTCCCTCACCGATGTCACCCACATCTTCTACGTCACCTGGACCAACCGGATCTCCGAGGCCGAGAACTGCGCGGCCAACGGCGCTATGTTCCGCAACGTCCTGAGCGCCGTCATCCCAAACGCGCCCAACCTCCGCCACATCTGCCTGCTCACCGGAGGCAAACACTACGTGGGACCGTTCGAGAGCATCGGGAAGATCCAGGCGCACGATCCGCCTTTCCACGAGGATATGCCGCGTTTGGATGCTCCGAATTTCTACTACACTCTGGAAGATATCCTATTCGAAGAATCGGAGAAGAAAGAGGGGGGTGGATTGACGTGGTCGGTGCACCGACCCAACGTGATATTCGGGTTCTCCCCTCTGAGCTTGATGAACCTAATCGGGTCGCTGTGCGTTTACGCGGCCATCTGCAAACACTTGGGGCTTCCACTGAAATTCCCCGGAACGAAATCGGCCTGGGATGGCTTCTCCATGGCTTCGGATGCGGATCTGATAGCGGAGCACCAGATTTGGGCAGCGGTGGATCCGTACGCTCGAAACGAAGCGTTTAACATCAACAACGGGGACGTGTTCAAGTGGAAGCATTTGTGGAAGGAATTGGCGGAGCAGTTTGGGATCGAGGATTATGGATtcgatgatgatggtgatgatggaaAGAGGCTGAAGCTAGTGGAATTAATGAAGGATAAAGGCCCAGTCTGGGAAGAGATTGTGAAGGTGAACCAGTTGGAGCCCACCAAGCTTGAGGAAGTCGGGGTTTGGTGGTTTGCGGATATGATGCTGAGCGGAGCGGGTGCGTTGGCTAGCATGAACAAGAGCAAAGAGCATGGCTTCTTGGGATTTAGGAATTCCAGGAATTCATTTGTTTATTGGATCGATAAGTTGAAGTCTTACAAGATTGTCCCTTAG
- the LOC107431423 gene encoding uncharacterized protein LOC107431423, protein MDGESQRISQEFPHSTAQSGLSGSQPPRCSLCQKILSPDTEVAGDLESIGICGDCKFLLLEDFGTPTHESHHRRPPSRRRTRYNSSSESIENLFSQQFSQMINLARQTQSSVSGLEDSPGDGDATTRLPQHTSSRAAPRGSTRWRRVLSDTESDGFDNADSLYAESESNVSFGRYRVFHAESDAVSFSTYGGDSDASVDLHGFLDSEMFTQPNEGSDFDSETDIDPMHAGLNQWNSDELEEEGGGGEEEEGEEEDGEWEEVDGEENTVDSTEARARFQNFLFSSQSESNYAVGWSRQTHSPESEGMINWRANSQLYAYDIFSNLEQSEFLPYIGNSGDYLDARGFEDLLQHLAEADNSRRGAPPASVSCVNSLPRVVINKEHKKHDDLACAICKDVLSIGTEVNQLPCKHLYHPSCILPWLSARNSCPLCRYELPTDDREYEEGKQNIINRGQMHDVQQDVGEDSSSDVSVIAEEDGEHEFSRDISEQREVLDIEPAINSSVRESSTGRWFFLAAAPIVGLVGIVLVFWLGNPLGESRGAARLPEQGQRQILVSGSSLNQRENRSRRWWSLF, encoded by the coding sequence ATGGATGGAgaatcacaaagaatctcacaggAGTTTCCTCATTCTACTGCCCAAAGTGGTTTAAGTGGTAGTCAGCCTCCACGATGTTCTTTATGTCAAAAGATCCTTTCACCTGATACTGAGGTGGCTGGCGACCTTGAAAGTATCGGTATTTGTGGGGACTGTAAATTTTTGCTCCTTGAAGATTTTGGTACCCCAACACATGAATCTCATCATAGGAGGCCACCTAGCAGAAGAAGAACCAGGTACAACAGTAGTTCTGAGTCAATTGAGAATCTCTTCTCACAGCAGTTCTCACAAATGATAAATCTGGCAAGGCAAACTCAGTCCTCTGTCTCTGGTCTTGAGGATTCACCAGGAGATGGTGATGCTACTACTAGGTTACCTCAGCATACAAGTTCCCGTGCTGCCCCAAGAGGGTCTACAAGGTGGCGGCGGGTGCTTTCTGATACTGAAAGTGATGGTTTTGACAATGCTGATTCTCTTTATGCTGAGAGTGAATCAAATGTCAGTTTTGGTCGGTATAGGGTTTTCCATGCTGAGAGTGATGCTGTTTCTTTTAGTACTTATGGTGGGGACTCTGACGCTTCTGTAGACCTGCATGGTTTCCTAGATTCAGAGATGTTTACTCAACCAAATGAGGGAAGTGATTTTGACAGTGAGACTGATATTGATCCAATGCATGCTGGGCTCAATCAGTGGAACTCAGATGAGCTTGAAGAAGAAGGTGGaggaggagaagaggaagaaggggaAGAGGAAGATGGTGAATGGGAAGAAGTTGATGGGGAGGAAAACACAGTTGATTCTACAGAAGCAAGAGCtcgatttcaaaattttttattttcaagtcAAAGTGAAAGCAATTATGCTGTAGGCTGGTCACGACAGACCCATTCTCCTGAATCGGAGGGTATGATTAATTGGAGAGCTAATAGTCAATTATATGCTTATGACATCTTTTCTAACTTGGAGCAATCAGAGTTTCTGCCTTATATTGGAAACTCTGGCGATTATCTTGATGCAAGAGGCTTTGAAGACCTACTTCAGCATCTTGCTGAGGCTGACAACTCAAGACGAGGAGCACCTCCTGCATCTGTGTCCTGTGTGAACAGTCTACCTCGGGTGGTCATTAATAAGGAACACAAGAAACATGATGACTTAGCCTGTGCAATTTGCAAGGATGTGTTATCCATTGGCACGGAAGTGAATCAGCTACCATGTAAACATCTGTATCACCCTTCTTGTATCTTGCCGTGGTTGAGTGCACGAAATTCTTGTCCTCTTTGTCGGTATGAGCTACCAACTGATGATAGAGAATATGAAGAGGGGAAGCAAAACATTATCAATAGAGGGCAGATGCATGATGTCCAGCAAGATGTGGGTGAGGACAGTTCCTCAGATGTTTCTGTTATAGCTGAAGAAGATGGAGAGCATGAATTTAGCAGAGACATATCAGAGCAAAGAGAGGTGCTAGATATAGAACCAGCCATCAACAGCTCCGTGAGGGAGAGCAGTACAGGAAGGTGGTTTTTTCTTGCTGCTGCTCCAATAGTTGGTCTGGTGGGCATTGTTCTGGTGTTTTGGTTAGGCAATCCCCTTGGTGAAAGTAGAGGGGCAGCAAGGCTCCCTGAACAGGGCCAACGACAAATTCTTGTTTCTGGCTCTTCACTCAACCAAAGGGAGAATAGAAGCAGAAGATGGTGGTCACTGTTCTAA
- the LOC107431380 gene encoding uncharacterized protein LOC107431380 isoform X2 encodes MGFVVVVDIVHRKVEKTKREGQRRSPRISALDAWKMAPRSRPVDITLPCKQEMEGNFRGPASRTRSRKKPKLRPVEEVGGRKTNHGDHQTDTGQLSIPSSATWMPEKRILDLILDILQRRDTYEIFAEPVDPQEVEDYYEIIKEPMDFGTMRAKLHEGIYKNLEQFEHDVFLISKNAMHFNSSTTIYFRQARALNELTNKVLQVLKTHPENFEIEFSEMRRRSRRRLQTESNNSLSSTSPQNATKVKSSSIMIKESSNLVPRSFGSSSSTRRQFRVKHGCSDFSSGIDRGEEEILSGSIDVRCRSFEANQRYAYKPRLSFLNEDESIVSTVLSSSKQLEFVSQPDIGYRESLMLFVKDLGPTALMIAKRKLLGLFKGQFSTACTGIQWGHSILDTMNITSKSQICLDHVAEHHTVTRNTIHRTDSSDADEGEKAYMGRKIGLSDAMVQVQSGSEKNKAHDTIGEKVHTMNVMTIPGVCGSEKVHPNQSNGIQLSTFSLFAHAAVFNSSIAGYKSTDNMSTMILDPSKLDDQSRSLESPSEHSHSNLSGPKLKLHDLSSFYHDNGVNPSSEGSQTLTSDQWKSPTPKFIFDLPYLRARLDQKISSEHDSFLKQDSGMEIPFFNKMSNPRASFLTHGVELNAQPYGDDQLQSSLDIHHRNLALQL; translated from the exons ATgggttttgttgttgttgtggacATTGTACATAGAAAAGTAGAAAAGACAAAGAGGGAGGGGCAGAGAAGGAGCCCGAGAATATCTGCATTGGACGCGTGGAAGATGGCCCCGCGGTCGAGGCCCGTGGATATCACTCTCCCTTGCAAGCAGGAAATGGAGGGTAACTTTCGTGGACCAGCCTCCCGGACGAGGTCCAGGAAGAAGCCAAAACTCAGACCAGTTGAAGAAGTG GGCGGCAGAAAAACCAATCATGGAGATCATCAAACTGATACTG GTCAACTGTCCATCCCGTCATCTGCAACGTGGATGCCTGAAAAACGTATACTTGACCTTATCTTGGACATATTACAGAG gaGAGATACATATGAAATATTTGCTGAACCAGTTGACCCACAGGAG GTTGAAGACTAttatgaaataatcaaagaaccAATGGACTTTGGGACCATGAGGGCCAAACTTCATGAAGGAATATATAAAAATcttgaacaatttgag CATGATGTATTCCTGATATCCAAAAATGCGATGCATTTTAATTCTTCAACTACCATTTATTTCAGACAG GCTCGTGCCTTAAATGAACTAACTAATAAGGTCCTTCAAGTTCTGAAAACACATCCTGAGAATTTCGAAATAGAATTCTCAGAGATGAGACGAAGAAGTAGGAGGAGGCTCCAAACTGAATCTAATAATTCACTTAGTAGCACAAGCCCTCAGAATGCTACAAAAGTGAAATCTAGTAGCATCATGATTAAGGAATCATCAAATTTAGTCCCACGTTCATTTGGCAGCTCTTCAAGCACTAGGAGACAGTTTCGTGTAAAACATGGGTGCTCTGATTTTTCTTCTGGTATTGATCGTGGTGAAGAAGAAATTCTTTCTG GTTCAATTGATGTTAGATGTAGATCTTTTGAAGCAAATCAGCGTTATGCATATAAACCTAGGTTGTCCTTCCTGAATGAGGATGAGTCAATTGTTTCAACAGTACTCAGCAGCTCAAAACAACTAGAATTT GTGAGTCAGCCGGATATTGGTTACAGGGAAAGCTTAATGTTGTTTGTTAAAGATTTGGGACCAACAGCCCTGATGATCGCCAAACGGAAGTTACTTGGCTTGTTTAAAGGTCAATTTTCCACTGCATGCACTGGAATCCAATGGGGACATAGTATTCTGGATACTATGAACATCACATCAAAATCTCAGATTTGCCTGGACCATGTAGCTGAGCATCATACTGTCACCAGAAACACCATTCACAGGACAGATTCAAGTGATGCTGATGAAGGAGAAAAGGCATACATGGGTAGGAAAATTGGCCTTAGTGATGCTATGGTTCAAGTACAATCTGGTAGTGAGAAAAACAAGGCACATGACACCATAGGAGAGAAAGTTCACACCATGAATGTTATGACTATTCCTGGTGTTTGCGGCAGTGAGAAAGTTCATCCGAATCAGAGTAATGGGATTCAATTATCTACATTTTCCTTGTTCGCTCATGCTGCAGTTTTTAATTCCTCCATTGCTGGGTACAAAAGCACAGACAACATGTCAACAATGATATTGGATCCAAGTAAGTTGGATGATCAATCACGATCACTGGAGTCACCTTCAGAGCATTCTCATTCTAATTTGTCGGGCCCCAAGTTGAAACTTCATGATTTGTCGAGTTTTTACCATGATAATGGAGTCAACCCCTCATCTGAAGGAAGCCAAACCTTGACATCAGATCAATGGAAGTCCCCAACACCCAAGTTCATTTTTGACCTGCCATATTTGAGAGCCAGGCTTGATCAGAAAATTTCTTCAGAACATGATAGTTTCCTGAAGCAAGATTCAGGTATGGAGATtccatttttcaacaaaatgagCAATCCCAGAGCTTCGTTTCTTACACATGGAGTGGAGCTGAATGCTCAGCCTTATGGTGATGATCAACTGCAATCTTCATTGGATATTCACCATAGGAATTTAGCACTTCAGTTGTAA
- the LOC107431425 gene encoding protein PIN-LIKES 6 gives MSMERILSAVVDTQQGGESLFGSIKIAVLPIAKVFTVCFLGFLMASKYVNILPANGRKLLNGLVFSLLLPCLIFSQLGQAITVKKMMEWWFIPMNVVLGSISGSLIGFLVASIVHPPYPFFKFTIIQIGIGNIGNVPLVLISALCREKSNPFGDSNKCSTDGTAYISFGQWVGAIILYTYVFQMLAPPPEGTFDIEDGCLPMKAPPKDNSTPEQVPLLTQGEEELINSNSSKRTKIKNFMAFLYEKLKLKQILQPPIIASILAMVLGAIPFLKRLFFTKDAPLFFFTDSCIILGEAMIPCILLALGGNLVDGPGSSKLGLRTTAAIIFGRLVLVPPVGLGIVTLADKLGFLPAGDKMFRFVLLLQHTMPTSVLSGAVANLRGCGREAAAVLFWVHIFAVISMAGWIVLYLNILF, from the exons ATGAGTATGGAGAGGATTCTATCTGCGGTGGTGGACACTCAGCAGGGAGGGGAGTCCTTATTTGGGTCAATCAAGATTGCAGTGTTACCCATTGCAAAGGTTTTTACAGTTTGCTTTTTGGGTTTTCTCATGGCTTCCAAGTATGTTAACATTTTGCCTGCCAATGGAAGGAAGCTTTTAAATGGG TTGGTCTTCTCACTTTTGCTTCCATGTCTGATATTTTCTCAACTTGGACAAGCCATCACTGTCAAGAAGATGATGGAGTG GTGGTTTATTCCTATGAATGTTGTTCTGGGCTCCATATCTGGGTCATTAATAGGTTTTCTTGTTGCCTCCATTGTTCATCCGCCATACCCTTTTTTCAAGTTTACGATCATACAAATTGGAATTG GGAACATTGGAAATGTGCCGCTTGTTTTGATTTCAGCTTTATGTAGAGAGAAATCCAACCCTTTTGGCGACTCAAACAAATGTAGCACTGATGGGACTGCTTATATCTCATTTGGCCAGTGG GTTGGTGCAATAATTCTGTATACATACGTATTCCAAATGTTGGCACCTCCTCCTGAAGGTACTTTTGACATTGAGGACGGATGCCTTCCCATGAAAGCCCCTCCAAAGGATAACAGCACCCCTGAGCAAGTTCCATTGCTTACACAAGGGGAGGAGGAACTGATTAATTCAAATtcttcaaagagaactaag ATTAAAAATTTCATGGCGTTTTTGTATGAGAAGTTAAAACTCAAACAAATCCTCCAGCCTCCTATAATAGCTTCA ATCTTGGCCATGGTACTCGGAGCAATTCCATTTTTGAAGCGATTATTCTTCACAAAAGATGCCCCACTTTTCTTCTTCACTGATAGCTGCATTATTCTTGG GGAGGCAATGATTCCGTGCATTCTGTTAGCATTAGGCGGCAACCTCGTTGATG GACCAGGAAGTTCAAAACTAGGCCTACGAACAACTGCTGCTATTATTTTTGGACGATTAGTTTTGGTGCCTCCTGTAGGACTTGGAATTGTAACATTGGCTGATAAGCTTGGTTTCCTTCCTGCTGGAGACAAGATGTTCCGATTTGTCCTACTACTTCAGCATACAATGCCCACATCAGTCCTTTCAG GTGCCGTGGCCAATTTAAGAGGTTGCGGAAGGGAGGCAGCTGCTGTCCTGTTTTGGGTTCATATTTTTGCTGTGATCTCCATGGCTGGGTGGATAGTTTTGTATCTAAACATTCTCTTCTGA
- the LOC107431380 gene encoding uncharacterized protein LOC107431380 isoform X1 — protein MGFVVVVDIVHRKVEKTKREGQRRSPRISALDAWKMAPRSRPVDITLPCKQEMEGNFRGPASRTRSRKKPKLRPVEEVGGRKTNHGDHQTDTDQQVLQDKGQLSIPSSATWMPEKRILDLILDILQRRDTYEIFAEPVDPQEVEDYYEIIKEPMDFGTMRAKLHEGIYKNLEQFEHDVFLISKNAMHFNSSTTIYFRQARALNELTNKVLQVLKTHPENFEIEFSEMRRRSRRRLQTESNNSLSSTSPQNATKVKSSSIMIKESSNLVPRSFGSSSSTRRQFRVKHGCSDFSSGIDRGEEEILSGSIDVRCRSFEANQRYAYKPRLSFLNEDESIVSTVLSSSKQLEFVSQPDIGYRESLMLFVKDLGPTALMIAKRKLLGLFKGQFSTACTGIQWGHSILDTMNITSKSQICLDHVAEHHTVTRNTIHRTDSSDADEGEKAYMGRKIGLSDAMVQVQSGSEKNKAHDTIGEKVHTMNVMTIPGVCGSEKVHPNQSNGIQLSTFSLFAHAAVFNSSIAGYKSTDNMSTMILDPSKLDDQSRSLESPSEHSHSNLSGPKLKLHDLSSFYHDNGVNPSSEGSQTLTSDQWKSPTPKFIFDLPYLRARLDQKISSEHDSFLKQDSGMEIPFFNKMSNPRASFLTHGVELNAQPYGDDQLQSSLDIHHRNLALQL, from the exons ATgggttttgttgttgttgtggacATTGTACATAGAAAAGTAGAAAAGACAAAGAGGGAGGGGCAGAGAAGGAGCCCGAGAATATCTGCATTGGACGCGTGGAAGATGGCCCCGCGGTCGAGGCCCGTGGATATCACTCTCCCTTGCAAGCAGGAAATGGAGGGTAACTTTCGTGGACCAGCCTCCCGGACGAGGTCCAGGAAGAAGCCAAAACTCAGACCAGTTGAAGAAGTG GGCGGCAGAAAAACCAATCATGGAGATCATCAAACTGATACTG ATCAACAGGTTCTGCAGGATAAAG GTCAACTGTCCATCCCGTCATCTGCAACGTGGATGCCTGAAAAACGTATACTTGACCTTATCTTGGACATATTACAGAG gaGAGATACATATGAAATATTTGCTGAACCAGTTGACCCACAGGAG GTTGAAGACTAttatgaaataatcaaagaaccAATGGACTTTGGGACCATGAGGGCCAAACTTCATGAAGGAATATATAAAAATcttgaacaatttgag CATGATGTATTCCTGATATCCAAAAATGCGATGCATTTTAATTCTTCAACTACCATTTATTTCAGACAG GCTCGTGCCTTAAATGAACTAACTAATAAGGTCCTTCAAGTTCTGAAAACACATCCTGAGAATTTCGAAATAGAATTCTCAGAGATGAGACGAAGAAGTAGGAGGAGGCTCCAAACTGAATCTAATAATTCACTTAGTAGCACAAGCCCTCAGAATGCTACAAAAGTGAAATCTAGTAGCATCATGATTAAGGAATCATCAAATTTAGTCCCACGTTCATTTGGCAGCTCTTCAAGCACTAGGAGACAGTTTCGTGTAAAACATGGGTGCTCTGATTTTTCTTCTGGTATTGATCGTGGTGAAGAAGAAATTCTTTCTG GTTCAATTGATGTTAGATGTAGATCTTTTGAAGCAAATCAGCGTTATGCATATAAACCTAGGTTGTCCTTCCTGAATGAGGATGAGTCAATTGTTTCAACAGTACTCAGCAGCTCAAAACAACTAGAATTT GTGAGTCAGCCGGATATTGGTTACAGGGAAAGCTTAATGTTGTTTGTTAAAGATTTGGGACCAACAGCCCTGATGATCGCCAAACGGAAGTTACTTGGCTTGTTTAAAGGTCAATTTTCCACTGCATGCACTGGAATCCAATGGGGACATAGTATTCTGGATACTATGAACATCACATCAAAATCTCAGATTTGCCTGGACCATGTAGCTGAGCATCATACTGTCACCAGAAACACCATTCACAGGACAGATTCAAGTGATGCTGATGAAGGAGAAAAGGCATACATGGGTAGGAAAATTGGCCTTAGTGATGCTATGGTTCAAGTACAATCTGGTAGTGAGAAAAACAAGGCACATGACACCATAGGAGAGAAAGTTCACACCATGAATGTTATGACTATTCCTGGTGTTTGCGGCAGTGAGAAAGTTCATCCGAATCAGAGTAATGGGATTCAATTATCTACATTTTCCTTGTTCGCTCATGCTGCAGTTTTTAATTCCTCCATTGCTGGGTACAAAAGCACAGACAACATGTCAACAATGATATTGGATCCAAGTAAGTTGGATGATCAATCACGATCACTGGAGTCACCTTCAGAGCATTCTCATTCTAATTTGTCGGGCCCCAAGTTGAAACTTCATGATTTGTCGAGTTTTTACCATGATAATGGAGTCAACCCCTCATCTGAAGGAAGCCAAACCTTGACATCAGATCAATGGAAGTCCCCAACACCCAAGTTCATTTTTGACCTGCCATATTTGAGAGCCAGGCTTGATCAGAAAATTTCTTCAGAACATGATAGTTTCCTGAAGCAAGATTCAGGTATGGAGATtccatttttcaacaaaatgagCAATCCCAGAGCTTCGTTTCTTACACATGGAGTGGAGCTGAATGCTCAGCCTTATGGTGATGATCAACTGCAATCTTCATTGGATATTCACCATAGGAATTTAGCACTTCAGTTGTAA
- the LOC107431380 gene encoding uncharacterized protein LOC107431380 isoform X3, with protein MSRKVEKTKREGQRRSPRISALDAWKMAPRSRPVDITLPCKQEMEGNFRGPASRTRSRKKPKLRPVEEVGGRKTNHGDHQTDTDQQVLQDKGQLSIPSSATWMPEKRILDLILDILQRRDTYEIFAEPVDPQEVEDYYEIIKEPMDFGTMRAKLHEGIYKNLEQFEHDVFLISKNAMHFNSSTTIYFRQARALNELTNKVLQVLKTHPENFEIEFSEMRRRSRRRLQTESNNSLSSTSPQNATKVKSSSIMIKESSNLVPRSFGSSSSTRRQFRVKHGCSDFSSGIDRGEEEILSGSIDVRCRSFEANQRYAYKPRLSFLNEDESIVSTVLSSSKQLEFVSQPDIGYRESLMLFVKDLGPTALMIAKRKLLGLFKGQFSTACTGIQWGHSILDTMNITSKSQICLDHVAEHHTVTRNTIHRTDSSDADEGEKAYMGRKIGLSDAMVQVQSGSEKNKAHDTIGEKVHTMNVMTIPGVCGSEKVHPNQSNGIQLSTFSLFAHAAVFNSSIAGYKSTDNMSTMILDPSKLDDQSRSLESPSEHSHSNLSGPKLKLHDLSSFYHDNGVNPSSEGSQTLTSDQWKSPTPKFIFDLPYLRARLDQKISSEHDSFLKQDSGMEIPFFNKMSNPRASFLTHGVELNAQPYGDDQLQSSLDIHHRNLALQL; from the exons ATGTCCAG AAAAGTAGAAAAGACAAAGAGGGAGGGGCAGAGAAGGAGCCCGAGAATATCTGCATTGGACGCGTGGAAGATGGCCCCGCGGTCGAGGCCCGTGGATATCACTCTCCCTTGCAAGCAGGAAATGGAGGGTAACTTTCGTGGACCAGCCTCCCGGACGAGGTCCAGGAAGAAGCCAAAACTCAGACCAGTTGAAGAAGTG GGCGGCAGAAAAACCAATCATGGAGATCATCAAACTGATACTG ATCAACAGGTTCTGCAGGATAAAG GTCAACTGTCCATCCCGTCATCTGCAACGTGGATGCCTGAAAAACGTATACTTGACCTTATCTTGGACATATTACAGAG gaGAGATACATATGAAATATTTGCTGAACCAGTTGACCCACAGGAG GTTGAAGACTAttatgaaataatcaaagaaccAATGGACTTTGGGACCATGAGGGCCAAACTTCATGAAGGAATATATAAAAATcttgaacaatttgag CATGATGTATTCCTGATATCCAAAAATGCGATGCATTTTAATTCTTCAACTACCATTTATTTCAGACAG GCTCGTGCCTTAAATGAACTAACTAATAAGGTCCTTCAAGTTCTGAAAACACATCCTGAGAATTTCGAAATAGAATTCTCAGAGATGAGACGAAGAAGTAGGAGGAGGCTCCAAACTGAATCTAATAATTCACTTAGTAGCACAAGCCCTCAGAATGCTACAAAAGTGAAATCTAGTAGCATCATGATTAAGGAATCATCAAATTTAGTCCCACGTTCATTTGGCAGCTCTTCAAGCACTAGGAGACAGTTTCGTGTAAAACATGGGTGCTCTGATTTTTCTTCTGGTATTGATCGTGGTGAAGAAGAAATTCTTTCTG GTTCAATTGATGTTAGATGTAGATCTTTTGAAGCAAATCAGCGTTATGCATATAAACCTAGGTTGTCCTTCCTGAATGAGGATGAGTCAATTGTTTCAACAGTACTCAGCAGCTCAAAACAACTAGAATTT GTGAGTCAGCCGGATATTGGTTACAGGGAAAGCTTAATGTTGTTTGTTAAAGATTTGGGACCAACAGCCCTGATGATCGCCAAACGGAAGTTACTTGGCTTGTTTAAAGGTCAATTTTCCACTGCATGCACTGGAATCCAATGGGGACATAGTATTCTGGATACTATGAACATCACATCAAAATCTCAGATTTGCCTGGACCATGTAGCTGAGCATCATACTGTCACCAGAAACACCATTCACAGGACAGATTCAAGTGATGCTGATGAAGGAGAAAAGGCATACATGGGTAGGAAAATTGGCCTTAGTGATGCTATGGTTCAAGTACAATCTGGTAGTGAGAAAAACAAGGCACATGACACCATAGGAGAGAAAGTTCACACCATGAATGTTATGACTATTCCTGGTGTTTGCGGCAGTGAGAAAGTTCATCCGAATCAGAGTAATGGGATTCAATTATCTACATTTTCCTTGTTCGCTCATGCTGCAGTTTTTAATTCCTCCATTGCTGGGTACAAAAGCACAGACAACATGTCAACAATGATATTGGATCCAAGTAAGTTGGATGATCAATCACGATCACTGGAGTCACCTTCAGAGCATTCTCATTCTAATTTGTCGGGCCCCAAGTTGAAACTTCATGATTTGTCGAGTTTTTACCATGATAATGGAGTCAACCCCTCATCTGAAGGAAGCCAAACCTTGACATCAGATCAATGGAAGTCCCCAACACCCAAGTTCATTTTTGACCTGCCATATTTGAGAGCCAGGCTTGATCAGAAAATTTCTTCAGAACATGATAGTTTCCTGAAGCAAGATTCAGGTATGGAGATtccatttttcaacaaaatgagCAATCCCAGAGCTTCGTTTCTTACACATGGAGTGGAGCTGAATGCTCAGCCTTATGGTGATGATCAACTGCAATCTTCATTGGATATTCACCATAGGAATTTAGCACTTCAGTTGTAA